A segment of the Candidatus Nitrososphaera gargensis Ga9.2 genome:
TACAACAGAAAAGACTTGGCGAAATACAATAGTAGCCGCCGCGATGAAGAACCGGGCAAGTACCCGTTCACGCGTGGTCTGTACCCCAACATGTACCGAGAGCGCGTCTGGACAATGCGTCAGTACAGCGGCTTTGGTAGCGCGGAGGAGACCAACAAGCGTTTCAAATTCTTGTTGGACCACGGCCAGACGGGACTGTCGCTTGCGTTCGACCTGCCGACCCAGACGGGCAGGGATTCGGATGACCCACAGTCGGAAGGCGAGGTAGGCAGGACCGGCGTCGCCATCAGCTCTATAAAGGACATGATGACCTGCTTTGACGGGATACCACTTGACAAGGTCAGCACGTCAATGACCATCAATTCTACCGCGTCAACTCTCTTGTCGCTTTACATCACTGTTGCCGAGTCGCAAAGCGTGCCGCCAGATCAGCTGCGCGGGACGACCCAGAACGACATCTTGAAGGAATACATCGCGCGCAACACATACATCTACCCGCCCAAGCCGTCTATGCGGCTTATCGGCGACATGATAGAATACTGCTCAAAGAAGGTGCCCCAATGGTACCCGATCAGCATATCCGGCTACCACATGAGGGAGGCTGGCTGCAACGCCGTACAAGAGCTGGCGTTCACCTTTGCCAACGCGATTGAATACATCGAGACATGCATCTCAAGGGGCATGAAGGTTGACGACTTTGCGCCCCGGCTCTCGTTCTTTTTCTGCTGCACGATGGAGTTCTTTGAAGAGATCGCCAAGTTCAGGGCCGCAAGACGTATCTATGCAAAGATAATGAAGGAAAGGTTCCGCGCAAAGGATCCCAAGTCGATGCACTTGCGCTTCCACGTGCAGACCTCCGGCGAGTCGCTGACTGCGCAGCAGGTCGATAATAACATCGTCAGGGTGACGACAGAGGCGCTGGCCGCGGTGCTTGGTGGGTGCCAGTCGCTGCACACCAATTCAAGGGACGAAGCGCTAGCACTCCCGACCGAAGAGTCTGTCAAGGTGGCGCTCAGAACCCAGCAGATAATCGCAAGCGAAACCGGCGTCGTCAAGACAGTCGACCCTATGGCCGGCTCGTACTATGTCGAATACCTGACGGGCAAGATAGAGGAAGAAGTGAACAAGTACCTCAAAAAGATAGATAGGATGGGCGGCGCGATGGTCGCCGTGGAGAAGGGGTTCTTCCAAGAAGAGATCAGGAACAACGCGTACCAGCTAAAGAAAGAGATCGACGAGAACAAGCGCGTCATTGTAGGGGTCAACAAGTACCAGGACGCGCACGACGTCGAGCCCAAGCTCAACAAGATAGATCAGGAGATAGAGAACAGGCAGATCGCCCGGCTCAAGGAACTCAAAAGCAGCCGCGACAGGACCAAAGTGGATCAGGCGCTGTCGCAGCTGCAAAAGGCCGCAGAGAAGGACGACGAGAACCTGATGCCTCACATAATCAATGCTGTCAAGAACTACAGCACTCTTGGCGAGATAAGCAGCACTCTCAGGACAGTCTTTGGCAGGTACGAGCCCAAGATATCGTTCTAGTGCAATAATTATAGCGGCTAATCCAAAAAAAGTACCCGCGTGAGGTAGTCGGCCCCAGTACAACGACAACAACTTTCTTTTTATTGTAGTATATCTTTGGATATTGTGCAGTGAACCACACAGCTCCAACAACCTCTCCGTTGCCATCGCTTTTCCCATCCCTTGTTGGCGGAGAGAACGCGCTTGGAGACATTGTGGTAATGGACCTTGCAGTGATCATGGTAGTTGCTGCAATAATGCTTGCCATCACATTCAAGCTAAAGCAGCCAATGGTTATCGGCTACATCATTGCAGGCATGATAATTGGGCCATACACGCCACCGTTCAGCTTGGTCAGCAGCATCGAGACGGTCAGCCTGATGGCAGAAATAGGGATCATTCTGCTCTTGTTCACGGTCGGGACGGAGTACCCGATAGCCAAGCTCCGGTCCATTGGAGGAAAGGCTATTGTCATTGCGCTGTCCGAGGCTTTGGGTACCTTTGCCATCGGCTATTTTGTAGGCCAGCAGATGGGCATGGCGTTATTTGACAGCCTCTTTCTGGCGCTTTCAATATCTGTGACGAGCACCGTAATAGTGATGCGCGTGTTGGAGGAGCTGGGTATGGTAAGGGAGGAGTCGGCGTACCTCCTGCTCGGCGTCGCTGTAATTGAAGATATTATCATAGTATCGATGCTCGCCATTTTGCAGTCTGTGGCTTCGACAGGCGACCTTGCGTTCCAAGAGATCACAGTCGTGGTCGGGGTGGTGCTGGCCTTTATCGGCGGCGTCCTGTTCCTCGGCTCAAGGACGATACCCAAGCTGGTCGACATCATGGGCAAGACGGACCGCTACGACCTTATCCTGATAACAGTGCTGGCAGTCGCGTTCGGGCTGTCGTTCATTGCCGACGCGATCGGGATTTCGGTCGCAACCGGCGCCTTCTTTGCAGGCGTGCTGGTGGCAGAATCAAAAACGCAGGCCGTCGCCAAGATAATCACTATCCCATTGAGGGATATGTTTGGCGCCGTGTTTTTCATATCTGTCGGGGCGCTCATGGACATCAGGCTGATCCCGTCTTTCATTGTCCCTGCCCTGATCCTGATCGCCACTTCCTTTGGAGCCAAGTTCGGAACCGTCTTTGCCTCTGCAAAGATGCTTGGGCTTAGCAAGAAGGTGTCTGCAAGGGCAGGCTTTGGCCTGTCAGCTTCGGGAGGCGAGCTGGCGCTTGTGACGGCCAAGGGAGGAGCAGACGTGGGGGCAACAAGCGCGTTTTTGCTTCCAATGATTGGAGCGATGACAATAATTACGACGTTCTTGTCTCCCTATGTCATCAGGCTGGGGTGGAAAATCACCAAATCGCCGGAAGGCGAGCCGGCGAAAGGCAACGACAACAATAGCAACAAAGCAAAGGATACGGAAACTTCTGGAGCAGAAGAGAAGTAGTATAGTAATAGAAGCATTAGCGAAATACTGCTACGCCTTTTCTTCTGTCGCTAGCGATACAAGCACCCCCAACATTAGGTTAAATAAACTGTCAATAGAAGAATAAGATCTGAAATGAGAGTCGACCACATTGCCATAGCCGTGAAGAACGTGGAAGAGGCGCTCAAAAATTATCAAAAGATACTGAATGTTGACCACCTGGAAATAGAGGAGGTTCCAAATGAAAAGGTCAAGGTCGCGATGCTGATGCTGCAGGACACCAGAATCGAGTTGATGGAGCCGACAGCTCCGGACAGCCCGATATCAAAGTTCCTGCAAGATCGCGGCGAGGGTATACATCACATTGCAATCACGGCAGACGACATCGAAAAGGATGTTGCAAGGGCGTCTGCCAACGGCATGAAGATGCTGGGGGGACTGCGCACGGGCTCGTACGGCCGCAGGATCACTTTTATACACCCCAAGTCGCTCAACGGCGTCCTGACGGAATTCTGCGAAGCGCCGCCAGCAAATGGCAAAAAAGAAGAATAAGAAGCACCGTCTGATTTTGTTCTGTATTGCACTGCGAACAGCTTGTCAGGCTGCTGACTGAAAGCGTGGAGCGGAACTGTGCAGACGCGTTGCTGCTCTCAGGCGGGCTTGATAGCAGCATACTGGCAAGCATACTGCATCCAAAATATTCGGTGGCTGCGGGATTTGGCTCTGATGCCCCGGACCTTGCCCACGCAAGGCAGGTTGCGGGAAAATACAGCGGAAGGCACGTCGAAGTCGTATTTGACCAGAACAGGATGGCAGAGCTGGTCGAGCAGGTCATACAGGTCTTCAAGACGTTTGACCCGATAGAGATCAGGAATTCGGCAGTCGCTCTTGCCGGCATGGAGCAAGCAAAAAGCGACGGCCACTCCGCCATAATGACAGGCGACGGGGGCGACGAGCTGTTCGCAGGCTACAACTATCTTGCCCGGTATTACTCTGACGCGCAAAAGCTGGATTTGGAATTGCGCCGGCTCTGGCAGATCATGCATTTTTCGTCAAGAAAGCTGGGCGAGCATATCGGTGTTAAGGTAAAGACCCCTTTCCTTGACGGGGAATTTATATCGTTTGCAAAGTCGATAGGCGTCAGCGAAAAGGTTGGCGAGCATAATGGAAAAAAGTGGGGCAAGCTCATCCTCAGGAGGTGTTTTGAGACTACACTTGGCGACCTTGTTTGGAGGCAAAAGCTTGCGCAGGAGCAGGGAGCGGCCACTGGCAAATATCAAAAATATGTTGAAGAAATGATAGATGACCTGACCTTTGCAAACAAGGCAAAGATAGCAAAAGAGCTGGACAACGTCACGATAAGGAGCAAGGAGCACCTGCACTACTACGCTATTTTCCGAAGCTACTTTCCGCCGCCAAAGGAAGAAGAAAGAGAAGTGGATTGTGAATCGCGCTGCCCGGAATGCCGCGGCTGCATGGCGCGGGACGGTAGGTTCTGCAGGACGTGTGGCGCGTTTCCTGTCACGCCGTCACTTTGAATATTTCCCAGGCTTTTTCACAAAGATCCTCTTGCAGCCTTCGCAGCAAAAGTAGTAGGTCTTGCCGTTGTGTTCGTGGCTCACTGCGAGCTCTTGGTCCATTTCAATCCCGCAGACAGGATCAACAGGCACACTTCAAACGCCAAGGGTTGCGTATTTATTGTTTACCAAAAAATTGATGTTGTTGCATCTTTTGTAATGTTAGCAAAGGTGCTTAGGCAGGTTTGCAAAAGAAAATCTGAATGCAAAATAGTAGATTATTAGAGGATTTGATCCTAAAGGCTACCCCACCAGTAATGATGATAGCTGCTGCAACACTCCCAGCTAGAAGTAAAGGAAATGCAGGACTCAGATCAAAGGGCAAATCTGAGAAACTTCTACAGCCACTGTTTCTAGGACAAAAAAGAATCCTCCCTTCCATACAGACAAGCCAAGATAAAGCAGGTAATAGATACCCCAGCAGCAAGGACAGCAATTTTGCCTCTATGTTTCAAGCCGAAAGTTCACTTGCTAGTAAAGCTTGGTTCCAATTCTACTTTTGCAAAGAGATCGGATAGGTTGCCTGCCAAAAAAAGGCGGAACAACATTACCGCAAATCCGGTAAGGAAAAACTGACTGACTGGTCAGTTATGCTTATTAGGCGGCCAGCAATTTCTATAGGTGCTTGGCAGGCATGAACACGAATAACGGAAGCGACGATTCGGTCGTTCTCAAGGTTGAAAACATTGTCAAGATATTCGAGTCTGCGGCCGGCAGGGTCGCGGCTCTTCGCGGAGTGAACCTTTCGATAAGGAAGGGCGAGTTCGTCTCTATAGTGGGGCCCTCGGGCAGCGGCAAGTCGACGCTGCTCAACATGATAGGGGCGCTTGACCGGCCCACCTCAGGCAGGGTGATAATAAACGGCGTCGACGTATTTTCGCTTTCAGACGGCGAGCTTGCCACAATGAGGAACCACCTTATCGGCTTTATCTTCCAGTCATACAACCTGATAAACAGGACAACCGTCCTCAAGAATGTCGAGCTCCCTGCCATACTATCTGGCATGGACGGCAGCAAAATGCAACAGCGCGCCATAAAGCTCCTTGACGTCTTGGGCATAAGCAACAAGGCAGACTTCAAGCCCACCAGTCTGAGCGGAGGGCAGCAGCAGAGGGTCGCAATAGCAAGGGCGCTCATGAACGACCCCGCGATAATACTTGCAGACGAGCCGACAGGCAACCTCGACACAAAGACAGGGAATGAAGTGTTCGACCTGCTCAAGATGCTGTCAAACAAGTTCAGGCGCACTATAGTGATGGTGACGCATAACCCCGAGCTTGCAGAAGCAACCGACAGGGCAATCTATATCCGCGACGGCACGGTGGAAAAGGAGGTCGCATACCACTAATGATGATTGTGAATTCAACGATAATTTTTGCGCTGCTTGCCAGCATGGTCTTGATCCCTGTTGCGGCATACGCACAGGAAGGTGGCCCAAGCAGAGAAGACATCATTTCAGCCTACTATAGTGGGCCGGTTTATCTTGACTCGTACTGGACATCAGGCTTGAATTCGAGTGAGAGCACCACGGAGTTGGACGTTGCTCCCGGCGACGGCGCTTCCACCCTTGCAGTTGTCCTGATAAACAGGGGTCCGTCAGACATCTCTGGAATCACAGGCCAGCTGACGCTTCCAAGTGGCTTTCAGGCAACCGGCAAGCCAGCCGGAAGTCTTGCAACTGCCACCTTCAACCAGATTGTAAAAGTGGGAAACACGTTTACGCTCTTTTTTGATGTGGACGTGCTTGACACCGCAAGCATAGGAGAACATACTGCACAGCTATCTGTAGATTATTCAAGGTTCTTTGAGACAGGGGTGCCAAGAAACGCGAGTATGGACGTCCCGTTCAGGGTGACAGGCAAGGCTATCATAAATGTGAGCGGGATTTCTTCTGGAGATGGGGACGCAAGCAACCAGATAGTTGCCGGCAAGATTGAGGATTACAATATCAGTGTGGCAAACAAGGGAACGGCTCCGATAACAAACGTTGTTGTGACCTTGGTGTCGCCGTCTGAATCCGTAAAGATCCTAGGCAATTCGAAATGGACGATCCAGAGTATCGGGGAAGACTCACAGGTCGACCTGCCTACAAGGGTGTTTGCCGCAAATTCGCTGATTGGAAATCCTGCTTCTTTTGACGTGACTGTTGAATATTCGTCGAACGGGCAGTCAAACACTGAAACGTTCACGCTCGGGATCTACATCGCAGGCGAGATCAGCATCAGGGCTTATGACCTTGCAATCAACTACATCGGGGGCACGCCCAACATCGTCGGGAGCCTCCTGAACGAGGGCAACACGGTGGCACTCTTTACAACGATCGAGGTCACAGGCGCAGAGAATCTTGTGTCAGACCTGCCGCCCCAGCAATACATAGGCGACTTGGAAGAGAACTCGCCCCTGCCTTTCAGCATTCCAATAAACGTCAACAGCAGGGCCGGCGCTGGCACGTACGCTATTTCGCTCAAGGTAAGTTACAAGGACGACCTCCGGGAGACCCATATGCTTGACGTCAATTCAGAAGTGCAGTTTGCGCCCGAGCAGCCTGCCGACGAGTCCTCGCAAGGCCCGGACATAGCAAGCATAAGCCTGATGCCTGTGGGCATTGGCGTGGCGGCTGCCGCGGCGATAGCAGGCGTGACGGTCGCCAGAAGGAGAAAAAAGAGCGCCCTCAAGCGCACTTTTCAGGCGGGCAAGGCCGATGACGACGACATCGAGTCTGTGCTTGACAGCCATAGTAGTAAGCAAGATCGCAAATGAACATTTTTCAGATTTTTTCACTGTCCTTTGACGCGCTGAAGGAGCGGAAGGTCAGGTCGGCACTGACGGTGCTGATGGTGGTTGTCGGGAGTGCTTTGATGACTGCCCTCAATGGCCTTGGTGCCGGCTTTGGCGCGTTCATTGACGACCAGTTTTCCCAGCTTGCACCAAACATTCTGTTCGTGACGAGCGCGCAGCAGAGCAGCCAAGGGCCGATAGGAGGAGGGCCTCCGCCTGCGCCCAAGATAACGCTCAACGAGGCAGTGGTCAGCAGGATAAGGTCGCTCCCATTCGTGGACGATGTCATACAGTCGTACCAGGGCCAGATCACGCTCCAGTCAAGGGGCAAGTCTGTCGATACCACCGTGTTTTCAATAGACCCGCAAAAGCTCTACGTCATTGCGCCCACTATTAAATTCGTAGAGGGCTCAAGCATCAGGCAGAACGATCCCTCTGCGATAATCCTATCAGACAGAGTGGCAAACCCGCCCGGCGACGACGTGCCATTTGCGACGATAGGTCAGTCGCTCCGCGTGACATATACATTTGTAGACCCTGACACGGGCAAGCAGGAAGAAGAATCGAAAAGCTTTGTGGTCAGTGGCATAATGAAGCCCACAGGCAATCCGACCATAGACAATGCAGTCGTATTCAACAGGGTGTCAGGTGACGCGCTCTTGAATAAGGCCGGCAAGTACGACGCACTCTTGGTTGCAGCAGAAGACGGCGACCACGTGGCAATAGTGGAAGAGGAGATAAGGAAGCTTTACGGCAACGATATCGGGATCACCACGCCGGAGGCAATCCTTGAGACCATCCAACAGTTTACGTCGGGCTTTACCTCTTTTATCCTGAGCATCGCGCTTGTCGCCCTGCTAGTGGGGGGCGTCGGCATCATTACCACGCTCTACACGTCGGTCATGGAGAGGATAAGGGAGATCGGCACCATGAAAGCGATCGGAGCGCAGAACGGCTTCATCCTTTCGCTGTTCCTTGCAGAGGCCATGACCATAGGCATCTTTGGCGCGACACTCGGAATGGCGCTTGGCATAGTAGGAGGATACGTGCTTGTGGCAAGCTTTGCTCAGGGCCCGGACGCTTCAGGACTCACGCCTGTCTTCCTGCCGACAGACTTGGCTTATGTGTGGGCGCTCTCAGTGGGGCTTTCAATCCTCGCAGGCAGCTACCCCGCGTGGAAGGCGTCGAGGCTGCCGCCGATAGTGGCGCTCAGAAGAGAATAAAAAAGAGAGAAAAAAGGCAACAACGGCCCTACACATACTTGCTCAGAAACGCCAGCGTCTTGTTCCATGCATCAGCTGTTTCTTCTGGCGCATAGTTGTCGCCTGATGGGTTTGCGAATGCGTGCCCGACCCCTTCGTAGATGTAGATCTGGTTTGTGATGCCGTTGGCGTCCAGTACGGCTTCTAGTTGACTGTGTCGACCGGGATTGACTGGTCTTCAGAGCTGAATACTCCAAGCACCGGCCAAGCGAAGCTACCCTTGAGCTGTTCACGTTTGGCAGCGACGAAACATACTCTACCGCGGCATTCAGGTTGCTGATTGCTTCGCCGGGGTTGTTCCTTACAGAGCCGGCCAGCTGGCCTGCGCGGCTTGACTCTGTCGCCACTTCTCCGTTGTAGAGGTCGACAGCTAGAACGACATATCCTTCATTGGCAAGCTGCTCTGTCATGTCCTTGATGTTCTGGTTGAGTCCCCACCACTCGTGGATCATGACGACTGCTAGGAGGTCGCTCCCATTCTTGGGGTACGCCAGGTACCCTGTCGCGTTCCCGTAATAGTTGACAGAGCTGCTTTCCAACGTGCTAGCCGGATTGTTGGGCGCGGCCGCCGGTCTTTAGCTCATCGGCATGCCTCTGCGCATCTCGGCCATCATTGACCTCGAAGACTCGACAAGCATGCCATACACCGGATTTGCCCCAAAGTGCGAATCTATCTTGTCCGGCCCTATCTACATCCCGATCACCGCGTTGTTGAATATTTTGATCGTTAGCGGGACTTCGGAAACCGGCCCGTCCCTCATTGTGACGGTCGCTGTCCCCTGAACACGGTCGTCGTGTTGTTGTCCTCCGTAGCAACATTGGTCAGCCCGAAATTGGATATGGCGTGGTCGTGCATTGCAGTCCCGTCGGTCCTGACCATTGCTATCCTGGCTACCAGATGCGCCGACGGCATATCTGATTCAGCAGCGGTTGGCCTCAGGCGCAGGACCCAATCCCTGACTCGATCCATTCCGGGTCGTCGCTGTCAAGCTGGACATTGGCTATCAAGCCTTTCAGCACTGCAGAACTTGTCACATGAATCGTAGATGTTGGCGATACCTGCGGTATTGATGTGGCAAAACTACTGTTTTCCAGTCATTGAAACAAGGGTTGCCAAAAGCACTGCCGCAAGCAATATTGCACGTAGATTCATTAATAATCCTCTATCTGGTCATTGGCAGATAAAAATTTTGTAGTGGCATGAAATAGTGGAATCTACCATATAATTTTGTTAAAACAAAAAGGGAAAAAAGGGAAAAAGCGTGCGTCTGGGTTTTCCAGACGCTTCGTCGAAACCCCGTTTTTATGGGATGGATCTGCTGTACAGCTTGCCTTCCAGTGCTAGCTTGTACATCTCGGCCACGTACGGGTTCTTTGCAGGTGTTTCTGCACCCAGCTCCACCAGTCTGGCATACACTCTGACTACGTATGCCAGAGCACCCATGAATGCCACGACGACACCCATGTTGAACATCCAGTGGTTAGGAACTGCGAAGATTTCTTCGACGAACCAGAAGTGCCACATCTCGTTGACACCGATTGTGAACATCGTGGCTAGGTAGCCAATGATGGTCAGCTTCAGACCGGTGTTCATTGAGTTGCCTGGACCCCTGAGGATTGGTACTCTTCTGTCGTACATTGCTACAAAGCCCCATCCAAGCGGGAGTGCCACAAAGTGGCTGTACAGCCACCAGTGGGCTGGCGTGAATGCGGAGTCTCTGATTGCCGTCTGGTGCAGTGAGCCGTCAACAAAGTTGTCGACCTCTACTGAGGCTGCAATTGAACCCAGCATGATGACCATTATGTAGATCTTTTTCAGCCTCTGGATTTCGACTTCCTTTGGTATCAGTGCTGGCATTTGAGCCATGAATTAGCTAGTTAACTATCCTGTATATTAACTTGCAGTGCATGTTTACACAATAATAAATACAATATCTTTATAATATTCGATATATATATCAAAATATCGACATCATTGTGGTAGTAATATATGAGAATAAACTAATCACTAAGCTAGACATCAATGATAAGCATTAATGATTATCATGCAATATCACTGGAATAATAAAGGCAGCTCAGTCAAATGCCTTCTCTTCATAACTTCAGGATTAACTCTGAATCTTCACTGCTGCCAAATAACAGTACGCATATCTGATTAATTACTTTTCGATTTTGTTGCATAACAAGATGCAGTTAGACCGGGAGTAATAGTATATGCAACAATATTTGTGGCTGCATCTGTCTCTAGAGATTCGGTAATGTGCGATGTTCTAGATTTTCTCAAATTCCAGAATCTCTGATTCGCCTAGCTCAATCCATCTGCCGCTGCCATTACTATCGGTAACAGGTTGACCTGTATCTTAATGTCTGCAGTATCTCCAACTTTCCAACCCTCTATAGAGCCTAACAATATCGCGTTGCTCCATTCTCTTTCTTTTGGTGGTGTATTGTTCTGCCCGACTACGGTTCCACTGGCTTCATGTCTCAGACCTTCTGAGCTGGCACAGGCTGACGAGAGACATATCTGATAACCCATGACCGTAGCATTTGCATTCTTGCTTGTCACTTTAAGTGCACAGAGGAATTGCATGGAGGATTGATGGGGCATGTCGAACCCGTATTTTGATGATAATACTCCACCCTTGCATCAATGCCAAGAGGGTTGTCTCTGGTGGCTACAATTGGAGGTTCTTGTGCCCACGGCAGGCGACCATCATTCATAAACAGCAATGCAATGAAAAGAGCAAGAGCGCCTGCTCCTAGTCCCGCAAGCAATGGACTCAGACCCGCATTGCTGCTCATGATTATTGTAGGCTAACTGAGAGCATGTTTCTTTTGAACCTTTGGCTACTTTATTTTTCACAATGTAGCATTATTCATCATGGACAAAGCGATCATCTAGATAGAGATACAGGCACCAGCGCAGCTTTTACTCCAAAATACGATAAATGAGCTTTGGAGCTTTAAGATGCGCGGCAGGTGGTTAATAGGTGTCTTGGGCAGGCAAACTATTATCACCCTCCGTGCCCGTACAATCAAGTGCCACGCTAGTATTGCCAAACGGATCAATCCTTACTGCAAGCTGCAACGATTTTGAAGAGTCACCATAATCAAAATGCCAAGTTCTGCCTATCGGATAATACAAATAGGTCATTGTTCCATCATGACTAATCTGCTCAAGCGGGGTGTATCTGTCATAGAAGGCTTGAACTTCTGGACTGGAAGCGCGCGTACATGTCTTGTAAATTGCACCATTTTTTCCATATGCTCTGCCGGGAACGCACGCACTCCTATGCCTGCTCTAGGAATGGCTTGTAGCGCTCGACAAGCTCAGCAAGTGGAAAGCGCTTCTTGCCCACTATCTTGATGTCGACGCGCGGCTTTTTCCCCATTTCTATGTCAATGATATTGTAGCAGTTTTCAAAAAAGCCCCGGAACCTTGACGATGACGTCGTGCCGGCGTACGCGATTTCCAGTCGGCCAAGGTTCCACACCCACGGCCTGTGCTTGTGGCCGCACAGCACCAGATCCACCCCTGACTGCAGGCACGTCCGCAGCGTGTCGCCGGCGTCAAGGATGATGATCTTGTCAGTGCCCGTGTCCGGTATGCCTATCAGGTGGTGGTGCATCGCCACTATCTTGGGCTTGGTCTCTGGCAATTTAGTAAGAGTCTTTTCCATCCACTGGTTCTGCCTGTAGCCTACTTCGCCCTCGTCCCTGTCAGGCCGGGCGGTGCCCAGCGTGAGCACGATTGCGTCGTCAAACTCGTAGATCTGCTTTGATGGGAAGAACTTTTTGAACAGCAGGTAGCCGGTGTGCCTGTAGTCGTGGTTGCCTGCGACTACTATGACGTTTGGACACGTAAAGCGCTTGAGCTCGTTCCTCGCCCTTTCAAACTGGAAGAGCAACCCTTCGTCCGTCAGGTCCCCGGTGACAATGATCGCGTCGGGCTTGAGCTTGTTGACCTCGTCAACCACGGTGTCAAAAACGTTCTGGACAAAGAGGCTGCCGATGTGTATGTCTGATAGCTGGACTATTTGCAAAGCCGCCATGTATACCCACACCTGGCATTATTTAACGATGTGCTGCGCGCAAAGCAATATTAAGACGCCCTAGCATGTCCTTATTGCAACCAGTTTGCCAAAGCGCAAGATAAAGGAGGAGAAGCCGAAGAAAAGGCTGGGCAAGAAGGAGCTGCTGATACCTCCGATAGCAATGGGCGCCGCTGCCCTTGTTGCGCTCGTCATTATACCCGCCTTGGCGCCGCCACCACCTCCGCACACTGTCTGCCTGAGGGGAGAAGAGGGCATCGAGACCTTCCAGCTTCATCCAAGAATTGAAGTCATAGTTGACGGCAGGAACATGATGCTACCAGACGATGTTGGCAAGCAGCCAAAAGATGGCGAGGAATGCAGGAGACCAATTCATACTGACGAAGTGGGCAACGTTGTCCACATCGAATACATCAGGCCGGTCAGGCTCACGCTTGGCAACTTTATGGATGTCTACAACATTAACAACACGATTACCGTGGTCGACAACTCGACTGGAACAAACGTGGAAAGGACGCTGAACCTCACCGACTACGATATAGCATACTCGTACTTTTCAGAAGCAGGCGAGTTCACCCGGGTGGCCAGCCCCTACGAAACGCCGGCGTTCCCGCAGGACAACAAGATGGTGGCGCGCATAGAACTTACGTCGAAGCAATAGAATAAATAGCTAAAAAAGTGCCGCCACTCTGATTTGGCTAGTACCAAGACTGCAGCAGTAATCAGGGGCGACGGCACGGGGCCTGAGCTCGTCAACGCAATGATCAAGGTTTTGAAGGCTTGCAATTCTAAGGTTGAGCTTGTCCCATGCGACGCAGGGTCGGAATGGTGGGAAAAGAATGGCGGAACTTCATACATCTCTCCAGAAGTGTGGAAGCTGCTTGAAGAGTCGGACGCCTGTTTCAAGGGCCCGACCACGACGGTGCCGGTGCCAAACGCTCCGCGCAGCGTGGCGGTGAGCATTCGCCAAAAGTTCGAGCTGTATGCAAACATCAGGCCGATCAAGACGTACAAGAATGCCGAAAAGCAGCTTGATTTTGTTTGTGTGCGTGAAGCCACCGAAGGGCTTTACGCGGGCATAGAGT
Coding sequences within it:
- a CDS encoding acyl-CoA mutase large subunit family protein, coding for MVAKPAKPTENFKTDSNIPVKRVYNRKDLAKYNSSRRDEEPGKYPFTRGLYPNMYRERVWTMRQYSGFGSAEETNKRFKFLLDHGQTGLSLAFDLPTQTGRDSDDPQSEGEVGRTGVAISSIKDMMTCFDGIPLDKVSTSMTINSTASTLLSLYITVAESQSVPPDQLRGTTQNDILKEYIARNTYIYPPKPSMRLIGDMIEYCSKKVPQWYPISISGYHMREAGCNAVQELAFTFANAIEYIETCISRGMKVDDFAPRLSFFFCCTMEFFEEIAKFRAARRIYAKIMKERFRAKDPKSMHLRFHVQTSGESLTAQQVDNNIVRVTTEALAAVLGGCQSLHTNSRDEALALPTEESVKVALRTQQIIASETGVVKTVDPMAGSYYVEYLTGKIEEEVNKYLKKIDRMGGAMVAVEKGFFQEEIRNNAYQLKKEIDENKRVIVGVNKYQDAHDVEPKLNKIDQEIENRQIARLKELKSSRDRTKVDQALSQLQKAAEKDDENLMPHIINAVKNYSTLGEISSTLRTVFGRYEPKISF
- a CDS encoding cation:proton antiporter domain-containing protein encodes the protein MNHTAPTTSPLPSLFPSLVGGENALGDIVVMDLAVIMVVAAIMLAITFKLKQPMVIGYIIAGMIIGPYTPPFSLVSSIETVSLMAEIGIILLLFTVGTEYPIAKLRSIGGKAIVIALSEALGTFAIGYFVGQQMGMALFDSLFLALSISVTSTVIVMRVLEELGMVREESAYLLLGVAVIEDIIIVSMLAILQSVASTGDLAFQEITVVVGVVLAFIGGVLFLGSRTIPKLVDIMGKTDRYDLILITVLAVAFGLSFIADAIGISVATGAFFAGVLVAESKTQAVAKIITIPLRDMFGAVFFISVGALMDIRLIPSFIVPALILIATSFGAKFGTVFASAKMLGLSKKVSARAGFGLSASGGELALVTAKGGADVGATSAFLLPMIGAMTIITTFLSPYVIRLGWKITKSPEGEPAKGNDNNSNKAKDTETSGAEEK
- the mce gene encoding methylmalonyl-CoA epimerase, encoding MRVDHIAIAVKNVEEALKNYQKILNVDHLEIEEVPNEKVKVAMLMLQDTRIELMEPTAPDSPISKFLQDRGEGIHHIAITADDIEKDVARASANGMKMLGGLRTGSYGRRITFIHPKSLNGVLTEFCEAPPANGKKEE
- a CDS encoding asparagine synthase C-terminal domain-containing protein, which gives rise to MHCEQLVRLLTESVERNCADALLLSGGLDSSILASILHPKYSVAAGFGSDAPDLAHARQVAGKYSGRHVEVVFDQNRMAELVEQVIQVFKTFDPIEIRNSAVALAGMEQAKSDGHSAIMTGDGGDELFAGYNYLARYYSDAQKLDLELRRLWQIMHFSSRKLGEHIGVKVKTPFLDGEFISFAKSIGVSEKVGEHNGKKWGKLILRRCFETTLGDLVWRQKLAQEQGAATGKYQKYVEEMIDDLTFANKAKIAKELDNVTIRSKEHLHYYAIFRSYFPPPKEEEREVDCESRCPECRGCMARDGRFCRTCGAFPVTPSL
- a CDS encoding YHS domain-containing protein → MPVDPVCGIEMDQELAVSHEHNGKTYYFCCEGCKRIFVKKPGKYSK
- a CDS encoding ABC transporter ATP-binding protein, encoding MNTNNGSDDSVVLKVENIVKIFESAAGRVAALRGVNLSIRKGEFVSIVGPSGSGKSTLLNMIGALDRPTSGRVIINGVDVFSLSDGELATMRNHLIGFIFQSYNLINRTTVLKNVELPAILSGMDGSKMQQRAIKLLDVLGISNKADFKPTSLSGGQQQRVAIARALMNDPAIILADEPTGNLDTKTGNEVFDLLKMLSNKFRRTIVMVTHNPELAEATDRAIYIRDGTVEKEVAYH